The sequence GATAGTAGGTGTGCCTGTACCTCCGCCAGCGGTATAGTCGGCCAAAGCTTCACGCAAGGCTGATGCGACTCCTAGATAATCAACCACCAAGCCACCATCTTTGCCTGGGTATACCCTGTTTACTCGAGCAATTGCCTGCATCAAGTTGTGGCCTTGCAGAGGCTTATCGAGGTACATTGTATGCATATTGGGCACGTCGAAGCCCGTTAGCCACATGTCGCATACAATAACCAACTTCATATCCGATTCAGGGTTCTTCATGCGTGCAGCGAGTAGGCGCAGCCTATCTTTACTGCGGATGTGCGGCTGCAGGGCTTGATCGTCAGAGGCAGAGCCAGTCATTACGGCCTTAATGAAGCCTTTATTATCAGAGTCGTTATGCCATTCCGGCCTTAAGGCTACAATTTTTTCATACAAGTCAGCTGCAATCCGCCTACTCATGTTCACAATCATAGCTTTGCCATCGATTGCGCTCAGCCGCTCCTCAAAATGTCTTACGATATCTTCGGCTACTAACTGCAAGCGTTCATTGTTACCTACAATTGCTTCTTTTTGGGTCCATTCAGCCTTCAGCTGATCTTGGCGTGATACCTCTTCTCCCTCCAGCAAGCCTTCTATCTCAGTATCCAGCCAGTGTTTGGTAGACTCATCCATTCCCAGGTCAATTAGGCGGCTTTCATAATAAATTGGCACAGTGGCTTTATCTTCTACGGCTTGCTGGATATCATAGATGTCTACGTAATCACCAAATACCGCAGGTGTGGATCTATCGTCTCTTTCAAGAGGGGTGCCGGTAAAGCCAATATAGCTAGCAGATGGCAGCCCGTCACGCATGTATTTAGCATAGCCATACACTAGCTGCGCATCGCTCTGGCGAATGCGTGCCTTTAACCCGTACTGACTGCGGTGAGCCTCGTCGGCAATCACGATGATGTTGTTCCGATCACTTAGGACCGGCATCTTGTCATTGTCTTCGCCCGGCGCAAACTTTTGAATTGTCGTAAAGATCACGCCGCCAGACTCTCGGTTTAGCAGTTTGCGTAATTCCTTACGTGTATGTGCTTGTACTGGTTCTTGGCGCAATATGTCTTGGCAGGCTGCAAAAGTATCAAATAGCTGGCCATCCAGGTCATTTCTATCGGTTACGATTACAATAGTCGGATTCTTTAGCTCCGCCGCCATCGCCAGCTTGCCGGCGTAAAACACCATAGAGAGCGATTTGCCAGAGCCTTGCGTATGCCATACCACTCCAGCCCGGTGGTCAGCTTCTGGCTTAGTAGCTTTGGTGGTGCTCGCTACGGCTTTTTGCACCGCCCAGTATTGGTGGTAAGCCGCCACTTTTTTTACAAAGCTACTGTCCGAGCGTTCAAACACAATGTAGTTCCGGCAGATGTCCAGCAGCCGGTCTTTGGCGCACATGCCACGAAGTGCGACTTCTAGCATGGGCACGTTTCCTGCTTCTTTTTCCCCATCGATTGTCTTCCAGGGCATAAAGCGCTCAAGGTTCGAGTTTATTGTGCCTACACCAGTGTCTATGCCGTCGCTAATTATGCATAGCTCATTGAATCTAAAGAGGGCTGGAATTTCATCTTTGTAGGTTTGAATCTGTCGATACGCCTTTTTGGTATCTGCCTTAGCGTCTGCTACATTTTTTAGCTCAATGACCACTAGCGGTAATCCGTTTACAAATAGCACAATGTCTGGCCGGCGGTGATGATCACCCTGCTTTACGGTGAGCTGATTAACTGCTACAAACTCATTGTTATCAGGGTTTTCAAAGTCAAAGAGCCAAACCTTATCGGTACGGATTTCACCATCTTTATCACGAACCTCCACATCTACACCATTAACTAGCAACTCGTGAAAATCTCTATTATCTAGCAGCAGTGTTGGTTCTTTACTGCGAATAATTTTTTTAATGGCTTCTTCGCGAGAATTAGCAGCGATGTTGGCGTTTATTCTAGCGACTGCTTCTTTAAGCCTGCGGCCTAGAACCGCATCAGTATACTCCCTTTCATTGGCTCTGTCTGGTTCAATGTCCGGCCCATGCAAAGTCTCCCAGCCAAGTTCACCCAGAATATCCATCATCGATTTCTCAATCTTATCTTCGTTCATTTATCCCTGCCTGTAATGATCTTTTTTAATCCTTTGAGCTTCATAAGAATTTCATCAAACGTTACAACCTCTACATCTTTACTGTTCGATCTCTGTAGTTCAAATGCCTTTTTATTTTGCTTGTTCTTACCCTTCACGCTACCTGCGACAATCAAACATTTTGAGTTGTAGGTTTCAAATTCTTTATCAGCCTTTTTATTAAGCTCATAGTACTCTTTCTGAAGATTATCCCTTTGGTCTAGCACCTGGTTGATTGCGCCGCTTAACTCTTTACTGATCGCAAAAACATCCTCACCTCGATAGGCGTGCTTCTTGAGCAGGGGTGTGTTATGTGTTTTTATTTCAATTATTGCAACGTTGTCAGTTAGAGAATTCTTATAAACAAAGTCGGCCACTTTCCCGTCTTTATTGTCTATAGATTTACCGCCAACGTACGCTTTGTCTTCAAAAAATAGTACTGCACTTGAAAATAATTGTGAAAATATCCAATTATATCTTTTAAAGAATTTTTGCCATCTCTCTTCGAGGCTTTGACTCTCATTTTTCTGCAGTGATATTTTCTCAAACTCCTCGATTACATTTTCAATATAAAACTTCTCAATTCTTTCCCGGGCCTGGAGCACTGCCCCTTCATTTGAAAGTAGTTCATCTTGATCTGTATCCCTGGTCAGTTCAAGTAATGCATTAACGTCTTTCCTGGAAAGGTCTGTTGCTTTAATACCAC is a genomic window of Candidatus Dormiibacterota bacterium containing:
- a CDS encoding type I restriction endonuclease subunit R: MNEDKIEKSMMDILGELGWETLHGPDIEPDRANEREYTDAVLGRRLKEAVARINANIAANSREEAIKKIIRSKEPTLLLDNRDFHELLVNGVDVEVRDKDGEIRTDKVWLFDFENPDNNEFVAVNQLTVKQGDHHRRPDIVLFVNGLPLVVIELKNVADAKADTKKAYRQIQTYKDEIPALFRFNELCIISDGIDTGVGTINSNLERFMPWKTIDGEKEAGNVPMLEVALRGMCAKDRLLDICRNYIVFERSDSSFVKKVAAYHQYWAVQKAVASTTKATKPEADHRAGVVWHTQGSGKSLSMVFYAGKLAMAAELKNPTIVIVTDRNDLDGQLFDTFAACQDILRQEPVQAHTRKELRKLLNRESGGVIFTTIQKFAPGEDNDKMPVLSDRNNIIVIADEAHRSQYGLKARIRQSDAQLVYGYAKYMRDGLPSASYIGFTGTPLERDDRSTPAVFGDYVDIYDIQQAVEDKATVPIYYESRLIDLGMDESTKHWLDTEIEGLLEGEEVSRQDQLKAEWTQKEAIVGNNERLQLVAEDIVRHFEERLSAIDGKAMIVNMSRRIAADLYEKIVALRPEWHNDSDNKGFIKAVMTGSASDDQALQPHIRSKDRLRLLAARMKNPESDMKLVIVCDMWLTGFDVPNMHTMYLDKPLQGHNLMQAIARVNRVYPGKDGGLVVDYLGVASALREALADYTAGGGTGTPTIDQTEAVAIMKQKYEVVRDLFHGFDYKRYFKAKTNEQLQIILDAQEHIAGLEDGPKRLKRHVVELGKAFGLAMPHDDAITVREEVAFFQAVNARLEKVGDPRGGPSDEDYHLAIRQIVDKAIAPIGVVDIFAAAGLEKPELSILSDEFLAEMRSMERKNLAAMTLKKLLEDKIKVRFKRNKVKMDSFFEMLEETLMRYKSGTIEAAQVVEELIEIAKKVRTEIESEESSGLGETEIAFYDALIAHGNAHEIMGDEKLRNLAKLLVERVRKNVSVDWSLRESAQARLRVEVKKLLREFGYPPDNQAIATKLVLEQASLFGDELA
- a CDS encoding Shedu immune nuclease family protein, encoding MNPKPPYERVEKDLATKTVYHYVDERNKLNIKSKEVFKKTNRVVFYPFGRNGKPKYEDVKRIVFVGMPDKLPRGFSSWSRGYGFTKTLSRLVKPLSKKNKDYEIIIGPKITNKISGGRVEINSKQLDLEFPKFSSLIESHNKELDAQAVDSLGRLYPGDFKPPVNRYKEDMLSRFVVRSGIKATDLSRKDVNALLELTRDTDQDELLSNEGAVLQARERIEKFYIENVIEEFEKISLQKNESQSLEERWQKFFKRYNWIFSQLFSSAVLFFEDKAYVGGKSIDNKDGKVADFVYKNSLTDNVAIIEIKTHNTPLLKKHAYRGEDVFAISKELSGAINQVLDQRDNLQKEYYELNKKADKEFETYNSKCLIVAGSVKGKNKQNKKAFELQRSNSKDVEVVTFDEILMKLKGLKKIITGRDK